ATTTCTGGAGCGCGATGGGTTTCTTGACGCGCTGGAAGGTTTTGTCGAGAGCACGCCGACGTTCGGCACGTGTGCGGGTGCGATTTTGCTGGCGAAGGAGGTCCGTAATCCCGAACAGGCTTCGCTGGCTGTGCTCGATATTGCTGTCGAGCGCAATGCTTATGGGCGGCAGATTGATTCGGCTATTATCACCGAGCCGACGAAGTTGCCTGGCGGGCCGCTGGAGATGGTCTTCATTCGGGCGCCGCGGATTACGCACATCGGCGCGGGAGTTGAGAGCCTGGCAGAGCGAGATGGGTCGCCCGTGCTGGTGCGGCAGGGGCATCTGCTGGCCG
This is a stretch of genomic DNA from Edaphobacter acidisoli. It encodes these proteins:
- the pdxT gene encoding pyridoxal 5'-phosphate synthase glutaminase subunit PdxT, whose product is MSERTATIGVLALQGAFEAHAKALESLGVTARLVRTPGELKGLDGLIIPGGESTTFLKFLERDGFLDALEGFVESTPTFGTCAGAILLAKEVRNPEQASLAVLDIAVERNAYGRQIDSAIITEPTKLPGGPLEMVFIRAPRITHIGAGVESLAERDGSPVLVRQGHLLAATFHPELGHDARVHQLFLDIVAAKR